In Candidatus Nitrosotenuis uzonensis, one DNA window encodes the following:
- a CDS encoding DUF5679 domain-containing protein: MAQAYCVKCRAKRDIKNPKEVKLKNGRPAVKGTCPKCGTNVFKIGKMD; the protein is encoded by the coding sequence ATGGCTCAAGCTTACTGTGTAAAATGTAGAGCAAAAAGGGACATCAAAAATCCCAAAGAAGTGAAGCTAAAAAATGGTCGACCTGCCGTAAAGGGCACTTGTCCAAAATGTGGCACAAATGTCTTCAAGATAGGCAAGATGGACTAA
- a CDS encoding DUF373 family protein: MSLNNSKLEKDVQAPITSRLLVICVDRDNDVGDKAGVVTPVVGRNACIEAAQKLALEDPEDADANSIFFAVKTYEDLARKGYQAEVIVVAGVEDRGVQADEKIVREVKSVLASFSANGAVIVSDGEDDESVIPIIQNVIPIVSVQRVVMKVSRSVEYSYAVFGKYLKMIAYDSKYSKFFLGVPGILLVIGGIGTIFGYTQEIFAVLVSILGGAFLIRAFDVDRALTNLSKPTPASLIRTFTFITGIIIGLAGILSGFSAIHTNILDPQILDSGIPNLFADRVVLGEFIAGALPFLWMGTGSVFGGILLSHWLKGSLRQITDILRLIVLVSLYPTVYQFTNLLIYDESSFTLIPPFLAGLLITLISATFLFRKYRKKKGGEVLTE; encoded by the coding sequence ATGTCTCTTAACAACTCCAAGCTGGAAAAGGACGTACAAGCGCCAATAACTAGCAGACTGCTTGTAATTTGTGTTGACAGAGACAATGATGTAGGCGATAAGGCCGGCGTTGTCACCCCTGTTGTGGGAAGGAACGCATGCATAGAGGCTGCCCAAAAGCTAGCCCTTGAGGATCCGGAAGATGCTGATGCAAACTCGATCTTCTTTGCAGTAAAAACGTATGAAGATTTGGCAAGAAAAGGGTACCAAGCAGAAGTCATCGTAGTAGCTGGAGTTGAAGATAGAGGAGTGCAGGCAGATGAAAAAATCGTTCGTGAAGTAAAATCTGTACTTGCAAGTTTTTCTGCAAACGGTGCAGTGATAGTGTCAGATGGTGAAGACGACGAGTCAGTTATCCCCATAATTCAGAATGTAATACCGATTGTATCTGTGCAAAGAGTTGTGATGAAGGTGAGCCGAAGTGTGGAATACTCTTACGCTGTTTTTGGCAAATACCTCAAGATGATTGCTTATGATTCAAAATACTCAAAATTCTTTTTGGGTGTGCCTGGAATTTTGCTTGTGATTGGCGGAATTGGAACAATATTTGGATACACACAAGAGATCTTTGCAGTGCTAGTTAGTATTTTGGGCGGCGCATTTTTGATTCGCGCATTCGATGTAGATAGAGCTCTGACTAACCTCTCAAAACCCACACCTGCAAGTTTGATAAGAACATTCACTTTCATAACAGGAATCATCATAGGACTTGCAGGAATTTTATCTGGCTTTTCTGCAATTCACACAAACATACTCGATCCGCAGATATTGGACTCTGGCATACCAAATCTGTTTGCAGACAGAGTTGTATTAGGAGAGTTCATTGCTGGCGCACTGCCATTTTTGTGGATGGGCACAGGCTCAGTGTTTGGAGGAATTCTACTCAGCCACTGGCTAAAAGGCAGCCTAAGACAGATTACCGACATATTACGACTCATAGTACTAGTCTCGCTATATCCAACAGTCTACCAGTTCACAAACCTGCTGATATACGATGAGAGTTCATTCACTCTGATTCCGCCATTTTTGGCAGGGCTTTTAATAACACTGATATCTGCCACCTTCTTATTCCGCAAGTATAGGAAGAAGAAGGGGGGAGAAGTGTTAACAGAATAA